TGCCGCCATTGAAGCTATTATATGTATTAAAAGCATACAAGATAATGTAATTCATCCTACAAGAAATTATAAGCAGATGGATTTAAATATGGACTTGGATTATGTGCCAAATGAGCTAAGAGAAGCAAAGGTAAGAAAGGCTTTGTCTAACAGCTTTGGATTTGGTGGAATAAATACAAGTGTAGTGTTTTCTTCCGTGTCCTAAAATCTTATATATGGAGGGATTATAGAAATGAGTTTAAATAGTGAAAGCTTTAATGATTATTATTCTCATTTGAAAGATTATACGCAGATTGTTAAAAATGGAAACGATATTAGTCTAAGTATCTGCATTGATACAGTTAAGCATCAATATTTGTGTGATCATGTTTTCGGAGGTATGTGCTTTATTCCGGCAACAATGATTATGGAATTGCTGATGGAAGCAGCACTATGGTATACACGTGAAATACTTAAAAAAGATGATTTTTTTCCGGTGGGCTTAGATGATATAAATATTGAACGTGCTCTGACTGTTGCTAAAGGAGAGGCAATTCAGGCTGTAATCAATTTTCAGAAGGTCGTTGATACAAATGGAGAAATTGCTGTTTATTTCATAATTAATTCAGAAAGAAAGTCTGCTACAGGAGAGAAGGTAGGGACAAGGATAAACACAACGGCTAAAGTAATTCTAGCTAAAGAGTATCCTGCTACTCCTTCAGTAGATTATTCAGATGCATTTACAGAAAGATATAATATTCCCCAAGATGTATTCTATAGAGAGTACTTTCCTTCTTTGGGCTTTCTTTTTAATTCTTGTATAGGTAAAATTGCCTTTGATAGGGAGCAAAGAATATTCTGCGGAGTATACAATTGTAATAGTAAGGAAAAAGAGTTTATCAAAAACGATACATCAGCATTTTTATCGTCTCCGTTGGGAAACGATTCATGTCTACAATACGCTGTTTTTTTCTCAAGAATACTAGCTTTAAAGGGGAGACTTCCTATAGGTGGCAGGGAGTTGAGAATGTTTAAAAAACACCCTGTCAATGGTGAAGTAAAAGTTTTCATAAAATGTATACACTTAGATGATGATATTATGATTTTTGATTTTTATTCATTCGATGAGACCTCACTTATTGCTTTAGGAAAGGAATTCAAGGTTAAAAAATCGCCATATCACAAAGAGTTGAGCAGGCAAGAATTTGAACTTATTATGAATTTGTATAAGGAGGAATAGAATGAATGACCTGCTATTTCTTAATGGTATGTATAAAGGAAAAGAGAGTTGGATTAAGCAAATACGGAGTAAAAAGCTGAAAGAAAATTATAGGATGATATTTATGGATTATCCGGAATTTGGGACAACTGAAGTACATAAAGAATATATGCATGTAGTAATGGAAAATATATATTCTTTATTACAAAAACAAAATATAGAGAAGATAAATCTTATAGGCTATTCAATAGGAGGAGTTTTTGCATCATGGTTTGCTTCGTTGTATCCTGAAAAAATAAATTCGTTAGTATTAATTAACTCAGGTTTCTATCTAAGTACATATATGAAGGTCATTATAAGGCAATCATTGAAGTTACTACAATCCGAAATAGATTTTTCGATGATTTATCCATACATTTCTGTATGGAACTATTCAGAAGAATACCTTGAAAAGATTATCGAACTGCCTAATTATATTAACCCATATTATGATGGGTATAAGGTTAACAGGAATGTACTATCGGGACTTTTACATATTGCAGACAGGCTTGAAAATTACAAAGGGTGCATAGAGAAAATTAGATGTCCTGTACTAGTTATAGGTGCAGAAAATGATAGTGTACTTCCCTTCGAAAGACAGCTAAAACTTTTTAAGAATAGAAGTGGTTTTGAAGTTAAGATAGTATCGGGTTCTTCGCATTCAGCCATTTATGAAAACTCAAATGAGGTTAATGCATATATACAAGAATTTTTAGATAGGTATAACTGATATAAAGAAAGGATACTACTATGAGCAATATTTTATTTTTCTATGTAGGTAACAGCTACAATGAAAAAAAATTTGATTTATTTAAAAGCCAGCATAATATTTATAGTTTTTTTGACAAACAAAATTGCTCTTCCCCAATTTTAAGTGATAAATTAGGGTTCACAGTGGATTACTCAAATCCTGATGAATTAAATCAATTAATATCAGAAATATCATCTATTGACCAAATTTTTGTTTTTTCAAAATTAACAAATTATAAGGAAAAGCTTGAAGAAATGCAGGAAATATTGGATAAGGTTTTTCTCATTTTAAAGGCAGTAACTTTTAAACTAATGTTACAGAAAAGAGGGAATGTTTGGTTAATGCATGAACAATATTTAGATACCAAGTGCTTATCTTCAGAACTTGGTGCTGGATTGAAATCCTTAATTCAAGTATTTGCAATGGAAATGTCGAAAAAAGGGATAAAAGCCAATTACATTATACTAAACAGTAATAAAGATAAGGCCAAAGACAAGTTGGAAAATATTATAGAATGGGGCGAAAGTGATTGTGTCTTTAATTTCACAGCTCAGCAATTAATTATTTAAGGGAGGTTTAAATTGTGGATGAGAGGGTTGCACTTGTTACCGGAGGAACAAAGGGCATAGGAGCCGCAATATGCAAACAACTTGCTTTAGAAGGATATTTTGTATATATAAACTATCGGAGAGATACTCCTGAAAAAGATGACTTAATAAATGAAATTAGGGCAACGGGTGGAAAAGCTAAGCTTATTTGCTTTGATGTAACTAATATTGATGAAATACAAATTGCTATAAACAGCATTGTG
This genomic stretch from Ruminiclostridium cellulolyticum H10 harbors:
- a CDS encoding polyketide synthase dehydratase domain-containing protein, with the protein product MSLNSESFNDYYSHLKDYTQIVKNGNDISLSICIDTVKHQYLCDHVFGGMCFIPATMIMELLMEAALWYTREILKKDDFFPVGLDDINIERALTVAKGEAIQAVINFQKVVDTNGEIAVYFIINSERKSATGEKVGTRINTTAKVILAKEYPATPSVDYSDAFTERYNIPQDVFYREYFPSLGFLFNSCIGKIAFDREQRIFCGVYNCNSKEKEFIKNDTSAFLSSPLGNDSCLQYAVFFSRILALKGRLPIGGRELRMFKKHPVNGEVKVFIKCIHLDDDIMIFDFYSFDETSLIALGKEFKVKKSPYHKELSRQEFELIMNLYKEE
- a CDS encoding alpha/beta fold hydrolase, which gives rise to MNDLLFLNGMYKGKESWIKQIRSKKLKENYRMIFMDYPEFGTTEVHKEYMHVVMENIYSLLQKQNIEKINLIGYSIGGVFASWFASLYPEKINSLVLINSGFYLSTYMKVIIRQSLKLLQSEIDFSMIYPYISVWNYSEEYLEKIIELPNYINPYYDGYKVNRNVLSGLLHIADRLENYKGCIEKIRCPVLVIGAENDSVLPFERQLKLFKNRSGFEVKIVSGSSHSAIYENSNEVNAYIQEFLDRYN